A single window of Rubripirellula lacrimiformis DNA harbors:
- a CDS encoding GntP family permease translates to MRNPIFVLILFLAGTFLLAVPGFGAEDVAAAAADSTGTTDLIPVLLLVVGIASVLGMIIGLKLNAFLALIISALVVSLGVGLVDGQDAGSRMNAVVNAFGNSAGGIGIVIAMAAIIGKCMLDSGAADRVVRSAVKVTGEKKASLGLMFSGFVLAIPVFFDTVFYLLVPLARSLYRRTNRNYLRYLMAIATGGAITHTLVPPTPGPLLVSAILGVDIGMMMLVGVMVAIPAAIVGLIFSIVIDKRMPIAMRSLGGGEEKHKALMEHDLPSLWVSLLPVFLPVVLIGAGTLATTLADNEDRARVEVADIQDYDRLATLISDAPADSPAGRLVATKQLSDADRERLSTPATDDQSKAEVTELLNHALLGDDLYDETAYLGVPISKIAKNLLSADQLRMKPIDRRRMNRVLLEDAYPNLIAVHQWESPARNLANRLALWSNANFALLLAAICAMLTLKFTRSLSWRALGDDVEESLMSGGVIILITAAGGAFGAMLQDTNISTTIREFFSGQDASGISLLVLGWAIAAVLKVAQGSSTVAMIIGAGMMSAIIGDSRPDYNLVYVATAVGTGSLMGSWMNDSGFWVFTKMGGLTESESLKSWTPLLAVLSLTGLTMTIIFSQVFPFRGNL, encoded by the coding sequence ATGCGAAACCCGATTTTCGTTCTTATCCTTTTTCTTGCCGGAACTTTTCTGCTGGCAGTTCCCGGGTTCGGGGCAGAGGACGTTGCAGCCGCGGCCGCTGATTCGACAGGCACCACCGACTTGATCCCCGTGCTGCTGTTGGTGGTCGGCATCGCTTCGGTGCTGGGGATGATCATCGGACTGAAACTCAACGCGTTCCTGGCTTTGATCATTTCGGCGCTCGTCGTCAGCCTGGGTGTCGGCTTGGTCGATGGCCAAGACGCTGGCAGCCGCATGAACGCGGTGGTCAACGCCTTTGGGAATTCGGCAGGCGGCATCGGCATCGTGATTGCCATGGCAGCCATCATCGGCAAATGCATGCTAGACAGTGGTGCTGCCGACCGGGTCGTGCGCAGCGCGGTCAAGGTGACCGGCGAAAAGAAGGCCTCGTTGGGACTGATGTTCAGCGGATTCGTGCTGGCGATTCCCGTGTTCTTTGACACCGTTTTCTATCTGCTAGTTCCGCTTGCCCGCAGTCTGTATCGCCGCACCAATCGCAATTACCTGCGATACCTGATGGCGATCGCTACCGGCGGCGCGATCACTCACACATTGGTCCCACCAACGCCGGGGCCGCTGTTGGTATCGGCCATCCTGGGTGTCGATATCGGCATGATGATGCTGGTCGGCGTGATGGTCGCGATCCCAGCGGCCATCGTCGGTCTGATTTTTTCGATCGTGATCGACAAACGGATGCCCATCGCCATGCGTTCGCTGGGGGGCGGAGAAGAAAAACACAAAGCGTTGATGGAACACGATCTGCCGTCCCTTTGGGTCTCGCTATTGCCAGTCTTTTTGCCAGTCGTCTTGATTGGTGCTGGCACATTGGCAACGACGCTGGCCGATAACGAAGATCGCGCCCGAGTCGAGGTCGCAGACATCCAAGACTACGACCGGCTGGCAACCCTGATCTCCGATGCCCCCGCCGATTCACCCGCCGGACGGTTGGTCGCCACCAAACAGCTGAGCGATGCGGATCGAGAACGGTTGAGCACCCCGGCTACAGACGACCAGTCCAAGGCTGAAGTCACCGAACTGTTGAACCACGCATTGTTGGGCGACGATCTGTACGACGAAACCGCCTATCTAGGAGTCCCGATTTCGAAGATCGCCAAGAACCTGCTGAGCGCCGACCAACTGCGGATGAAACCCATTGATCGACGCCGCATGAACCGGGTGCTGTTGGAAGACGCCTACCCCAATCTGATCGCCGTGCACCAATGGGAATCGCCCGCCCGGAATTTGGCGAACCGGTTGGCACTGTGGAGCAACGCGAACTTTGCGCTTCTGTTGGCGGCGATCTGTGCGATGTTGACGTTGAAGTTCACCCGTTCGCTGTCATGGCGAGCACTGGGCGACGACGTCGAAGAATCATTGATGAGCGGCGGTGTGATTATTCTGATCACCGCGGCCGGCGGAGCCTTCGGCGCGATGCTGCAGGACACCAATATCAGCACCACGATTCGCGAGTTCTTTTCGGGCCAAGACGCATCCGGCATCTCGCTGTTGGTCCTCGGCTGGGCCATCGCGGCAGTCTTGAAGGTCGCCCAAGGAAGCAGCACCGTGGCGATGATCATCGGTGCCGGCATGATGTCGGCGATCATTGGCGACAGTCGGCCTGATTACAACCTGGTCTATGTCGCGACTGCGGTCGGCACCGGGTCATTGATGGGAAGCTGGATGAACGACAGTGGGTTCTGGGTGTTCACGAAGATGGGTGGATTGACCGAAAGCGAGTCTCTGAAGAGCTGGACGCCGCTGCTGGCCGTGCTGTCACTAACCGGACTGACGATGACCATCATCTTCAGCCAAGTGTTCCCCTTCCGAGGAAACCTGTGA
- a CDS encoding histidine phosphatase family protein: MQLYLVRHAESENNARPAYLRVEDPGITAVGRLQAQHLADWVRTMAFDHLITSPFLRTLQTTRYVTDATGAPVSIWDNVYERGGCFRGHGPDATEGGIGLGRSGVIRHVVAQADRCTVDSSIGEAGWWAGKPRETDDEAEVRATTVVQRFAETFGDSQDVVVAIIHADLKRAMLRHMLAPGADAGLFGALRNVGVTKLDFSAGTWQLDWFNSVTHLPSKLITGNES, encoded by the coding sequence ATGCAACTGTACCTTGTTCGGCACGCCGAAAGCGAAAACAACGCGCGACCGGCCTATCTGCGAGTCGAGGATCCTGGGATCACGGCAGTCGGCCGCCTGCAGGCTCAGCACCTGGCCGATTGGGTTCGAACGATGGCGTTTGACCATCTGATCACCAGCCCGTTCCTTCGCACGCTGCAGACCACCCGTTACGTCACCGACGCGACCGGAGCCCCGGTGTCGATCTGGGACAATGTGTACGAACGTGGCGGTTGCTTTCGCGGACACGGTCCCGATGCAACCGAAGGCGGAATCGGGCTTGGGCGAAGCGGTGTGATCCGCCATGTCGTTGCCCAGGCCGATCGCTGCACCGTCGATTCGTCGATTGGCGAAGCAGGCTGGTGGGCCGGCAAGCCACGCGAAACAGACGATGAAGCCGAGGTTCGTGCAACAACCGTGGTGCAACGCTTCGCGGAAACCTTTGGCGATTCACAAGACGTCGTGGTCGCGATCATCCACGCCGACCTGAAACGGGCGATGCTTCGCCACATGCTCGCTCCGGGCGCCGATGCCGGCCTGTTCGGAGCGCTTCGAAACGTGGGGGTCACCAAACTGGATTTCAGCGCCGGAACCTGGCAACTGGACTGGTTCAACTCCGTCACCCACCTGCCCAGCAAACTGATCACGGGCAACGAGAGCTAG
- a CDS encoding outer membrane protein assembly factor BamB family protein codes for MVRADHDVLLQGNDRLAIVDADGSITWEMKWGGIHDIHLLENGHILTREGRAKVVEINPDSKQVVWSYDSGKAGGNEGTRIEVHAFERLENGNTMIAESGAARIIEVDADGKIQKQIPLTIQHRDAHTDTRLVRSTAAGTYLATHESDGKVREYDRETGDVVWEYEVPLFGRQPAGGHGPEAYGNRLFSALRLPNGNTLIGTGNGHGVIEVTPAKEVVWQIQQNDLPNIRFAWVTTLEVLPNGNYVIGNCHAGPGQPLLVELNPKNKQVVWTFDRFDDFGNSVSNSLLVDMAGKSLR; via the coding sequence ATGGTTCGTGCCGATCACGATGTGCTGCTGCAAGGCAACGATCGATTGGCAATCGTGGATGCTGATGGATCGATCACCTGGGAAATGAAATGGGGCGGGATTCACGATATCCATCTGCTTGAAAACGGTCACATTTTGACTCGCGAAGGTCGCGCGAAAGTGGTCGAAATCAACCCGGATTCAAAACAAGTCGTATGGTCCTACGACTCGGGCAAAGCCGGTGGCAACGAAGGCACGCGGATCGAAGTCCACGCTTTTGAACGACTTGAAAACGGCAATACGATGATTGCCGAGTCCGGTGCCGCACGGATCATCGAAGTCGATGCCGACGGGAAAATTCAAAAACAGATCCCGTTGACCATCCAGCACCGCGATGCCCACACCGATACTCGATTGGTCCGATCGACGGCGGCGGGAACCTATTTGGCGACTCACGAATCCGACGGAAAGGTTCGCGAATATGACCGCGAAACGGGCGACGTTGTTTGGGAATACGAAGTCCCGCTGTTCGGTCGTCAGCCGGCCGGTGGTCACGGCCCCGAAGCCTACGGCAATCGACTGTTTTCGGCCCTGCGTTTGCCAAACGGCAACACCCTGATTGGTACCGGCAACGGACACGGGGTGATCGAAGTGACGCCCGCAAAAGAAGTCGTATGGCAGATCCAACAGAACGATCTGCCCAACATCCGATTCGCTTGGGTGACCACCTTGGAGGTACTGCCAAACGGGAACTACGTGATCGGGAACTGTCACGCCGGTCCGGGACAACCGTTGTTGGTGGAACTGAATCCGAAGAACAAACAAGTCGTGTGGACGTTCGATCGTTTTGACGATTTTGGCAACAGCGTTTCGAATTCGCTGCTGGTCGATATGGCTGGCAAATCGCTGCGTTAG
- a CDS encoding AAA family ATPase, whose protein sequence is MNDVDESRLIGMLRRVIRDCGKLYQRCGKWMVRRYPTMIEGDPNDFLALMDDLHRGLLVKVYVTVVRADDRWTAPEKKVAAAMIEHLWGQEFHGSQLREAATGLFLQADQLTWESLVAPFVRYQPLADSKAHVETIVMRLANLVAKCDGQTMPEESVALHALQRDIDAALHPANPDSTLAPLSNGSSASAQSQQTAQQQAYAQSGGAAPNALSQADRDEQLRAAMVELTLLVGLGGVKSRVKSYTNFLRLQQQRRDKGLSTMPISLHMTFVGNPGTGKTTVARIVGQILGALGTLSTGHVVETDRSGLVADYAGQTATKTNKLCDSARGGVLFIDEAYSLLDKSGDDAYGREAIQTLLKRMEDDRDNLAVILAGYGNEMDQMIRSNPGLASRINTKVEFEDYSPIEMSRIFETMSRDNDYELPADARHRLMVGLDHLYAKRDEHFGNGRLVRNAFEDSVRRLADRIADVTDLSDDLLTTLKAEDISLPGITQAELARLMARPHQLKMECEGCERRIRVKPGSLGQRVRCGKCDFVQTASWADIELTN, encoded by the coding sequence ATGAATGACGTAGACGAATCTCGGTTGATCGGCATGCTTCGTCGCGTGATCCGTGATTGTGGAAAGCTGTACCAGCGATGTGGCAAGTGGATGGTCCGGCGTTATCCGACGATGATCGAAGGGGATCCCAATGATTTCCTGGCGCTAATGGATGACCTGCACCGGGGACTGTTGGTCAAGGTCTACGTGACCGTTGTGCGCGCCGACGACCGCTGGACCGCGCCCGAGAAAAAAGTCGCTGCGGCGATGATCGAACACCTGTGGGGCCAAGAGTTCCACGGCAGCCAGCTGCGAGAAGCCGCCACCGGGCTGTTCTTGCAAGCCGACCAACTGACCTGGGAATCCCTGGTCGCCCCCTTCGTGCGCTACCAACCGCTGGCCGATAGCAAAGCACATGTCGAAACCATCGTGATGCGGTTGGCCAACCTGGTCGCCAAGTGCGACGGACAGACAATGCCCGAGGAATCCGTCGCTCTGCACGCGCTGCAGCGTGACATCGACGCCGCGCTGCATCCGGCGAACCCGGATTCCACGCTGGCGCCGCTGTCCAATGGCAGCTCGGCATCAGCCCAGTCTCAACAGACGGCCCAACAACAAGCCTACGCCCAGTCCGGCGGCGCAGCGCCGAACGCCCTGTCGCAAGCCGATCGCGATGAACAGCTCCGGGCCGCGATGGTGGAACTGACGCTCCTGGTCGGGCTAGGCGGTGTGAAGTCGCGAGTGAAAAGCTACACCAATTTCCTTCGCCTGCAGCAACAGCGTCGCGACAAGGGTCTGTCGACGATGCCGATCAGTCTGCACATGACCTTTGTCGGTAACCCCGGAACCGGCAAGACCACAGTGGCTCGGATCGTCGGCCAAATCCTGGGCGCGCTGGGAACACTTTCCACGGGCCACGTCGTGGAAACCGATCGCAGTGGCCTGGTCGCCGACTATGCCGGTCAAACGGCAACCAAGACCAACAAACTTTGCGACTCGGCACGCGGCGGAGTGCTGTTCATCGACGAAGCCTACAGCTTGCTAGACAAGTCGGGGGACGATGCCTACGGACGCGAGGCCATTCAGACGTTGCTGAAACGAATGGAAGACGACCGCGACAACCTGGCGGTCATCTTGGCAGGGTACGGTAACGAGATGGACCAGATGATCCGATCCAACCCGGGCCTCGCTTCGCGGATCAACACCAAGGTTGAATTCGAAGACTATTCGCCGATCGAAATGAGTCGGATTTTCGAAACCATGTCGCGAGACAACGACTACGAACTGCCGGCCGATGCCCGACACCGATTGATGGTCGGACTGGACCACCTGTACGCCAAGCGAGACGAACACTTCGGCAACGGCCGGCTCGTGCGAAACGCATTCGAAGACAGCGTCCGACGACTCGCAGACCGAATCGCCGACGTCACCGACCTAAGCGATGACTTGCTGACGACCCTGAAGGCCGAAGACATCAGTTTGCCAGGCATCACGCAAGCCGAGCTAGCACGACTGATGGCCCGCCCCCATCAATTGAAAATGGAATGCGAGGGCTGTGAACGAAGGATTCGGGTCAAGCCAGGATCGCTAGGCCAACGCGTCCGATGCGGAAAATGCGACTTCGTGCAAACCGCATCCTGGGCCGACATCGAATTGACCAACTAG
- a CDS encoding M20 metallopeptidase family protein, whose product MHKTLSAVFLVAVGGVVSALPCAIAQQPNLADNRASETPPVQTPATLASANIADWIDQQLPGLLQAYQTLHRNPELSWQETETAALIAGLWREEGFEITTGIGPDPSAGGGGVVGILRNGQGPTLMLRCDMDGLPVTEQTQLPYASTKTVSLPGGISTGVMHACGHDIHMTNLVAVARYMATHRDDWSGTLMVIAQPAEEKGEGARAMIDDGLFTRFAKPDFAVALHVAGDTAAGQVAVLPGYSQANVDSVDIDVKGRGGHGAAPETTIDPIVQAADLVMALQTIVSREVKPIDPAVITVGAIAGGTKHNIIGNTCHLQLTVRTYGDEVRAQVLAAIRRKANAIAQSYGAPPPELVFSQGTPSLENDAELAGRLRQVFVGVLGAENVVPNQPSMGGEDFSRYGREGVPILMYKLGSVNQSRLDRFEKLGVPPPSLHSSAYYPDVEPTLRTSVLTMTAAALDLLSPKPE is encoded by the coding sequence ATGCATAAAACTCTCTCGGCAGTATTCCTAGTTGCCGTTGGCGGGGTGGTTTCTGCCCTGCCGTGTGCAATCGCCCAGCAACCGAACTTGGCAGACAACCGGGCGTCTGAAACGCCGCCGGTCCAGACCCCCGCCACATTGGCATCCGCCAACATTGCCGACTGGATCGACCAGCAATTGCCGGGGCTTCTGCAGGCCTACCAGACGTTGCACCGGAACCCGGAACTGTCTTGGCAGGAAACCGAAACAGCAGCCTTGATTGCCGGGCTGTGGCGTGAGGAAGGGTTTGAAATCACAACGGGTATCGGGCCGGATCCGTCGGCCGGTGGTGGCGGTGTGGTTGGCATCTTGCGAAACGGACAAGGTCCGACGCTGATGCTTCGCTGCGACATGGACGGGTTGCCCGTCACCGAACAGACTCAGCTGCCCTATGCATCGACCAAGACGGTCTCACTTCCTGGTGGGATATCGACCGGCGTGATGCACGCTTGCGGTCACGACATCCACATGACCAATTTGGTTGCGGTGGCTCGCTACATGGCCACCCACCGCGATGACTGGTCAGGCACATTGATGGTGATCGCTCAACCGGCCGAGGAAAAGGGCGAAGGCGCGAGGGCGATGATCGATGACGGGCTGTTCACGCGGTTTGCGAAACCCGATTTTGCAGTCGCTCTGCACGTCGCTGGTGATACGGCGGCCGGTCAGGTGGCCGTGTTGCCCGGATATTCCCAAGCCAATGTCGATAGCGTCGATATCGATGTGAAAGGGCGCGGCGGACATGGCGCGGCGCCGGAAACGACCATCGACCCCATCGTCCAGGCTGCGGATTTGGTGATGGCGCTGCAGACAATTGTCAGCCGCGAAGTCAAACCAATCGATCCAGCGGTGATCACGGTCGGTGCCATCGCCGGCGGCACCAAGCACAACATCATTGGCAATACCTGCCACCTTCAATTGACAGTCCGCACCTACGGCGACGAAGTCCGGGCACAGGTGTTGGCAGCGATCCGCCGCAAGGCGAACGCGATCGCACAAAGCTACGGCGCCCCACCGCCCGAATTGGTGTTCAGCCAAGGAACTCCGTCGCTGGAAAACGACGCCGAACTTGCCGGGCGTTTAAGGCAAGTGTTCGTTGGCGTGTTGGGAGCCGAAAATGTGGTGCCCAATCAACCGTCGATGGGGGGCGAAGACTTCAGCCGCTATGGCCGCGAAGGAGTGCCGATCTTGATGTACAAGTTAGGCAGCGTGAACCAATCGCGATTGGACCGGTTTGAAAAGTTAGGCGTTCCACCACCGTCGCTGCACAGCAGCGCCTATTACCCCGACGTCGAACCGACGTTGCGAACCAGTGTGTTGACCATGACGGCCGCGGCGCTGGACCTGCTGAGCCCAAAGCCCGAATAG
- a CDS encoding alpha/beta hydrolase, with the protein MRSVAAIRTMDDIQARRHQLLLGLLFLFAFVFSSAALAQKPKAKEDPKLKPRPVTLKTKDGITLRAFYFPSDKGKEAVTVMVVHEWQGQASPYLKLVMALKNAGCAVLVPDYRGHGGSKEYNYRGKTKTFNVAQMSKRDIESIILMDLETSKGFLKEENDAGNLNMNALVVVGIREGCVMATHWAARDWSFPSVGSNKQGQDVKGLVLISPEKQIKSIALDQALMSPTILQLPIMVVAGKESPEGSEAQRIIKRVEGVKRRAGGGTVTGFEGKMVDTALSGHSLVNDVSEVIPDIVQFITSEVNATEGNPWIQRN; encoded by the coding sequence ATGCGATCGGTTGCCGCGATACGGACCATGGACGATATCCAGGCTCGACGTCACCAACTGTTGTTGGGGCTGCTGTTCCTCTTTGCGTTCGTCTTTTCGTCGGCCGCACTGGCTCAGAAGCCCAAGGCCAAGGAAGATCCCAAGCTGAAGCCACGGCCGGTGACGCTGAAGACCAAGGACGGTATCACTCTGCGGGCCTTCTATTTTCCGTCGGACAAGGGCAAGGAAGCGGTCACGGTGATGGTCGTTCACGAATGGCAGGGGCAAGCTAGCCCCTATCTGAAGCTGGTCATGGCGCTGAAAAACGCCGGCTGTGCGGTGCTGGTTCCCGACTACCGCGGTCACGGCGGTAGCAAAGAATACAATTACCGCGGCAAAACGAAGACCTTCAACGTCGCGCAAATGAGCAAGCGTGATATCGAGTCCATTATCTTGATGGACTTGGAAACATCGAAGGGATTTTTGAAAGAGGAAAATGATGCGGGCAACCTGAACATGAATGCCTTGGTCGTCGTCGGCATTCGCGAAGGTTGCGTGATGGCGACTCACTGGGCGGCTAGGGACTGGAGTTTTCCCAGCGTCGGAAGCAACAAGCAGGGCCAGGACGTCAAAGGTCTGGTGCTGATTTCGCCTGAAAAGCAGATCAAGTCGATCGCGTTGGACCAAGCGTTGATGTCGCCGACGATTTTGCAGTTGCCGATCATGGTTGTCGCGGGCAAAGAGAGTCCCGAAGGCAGTGAAGCCCAACGCATCATCAAGCGAGTGGAAGGCGTCAAGCGGCGTGCCGGAGGCGGCACGGTCACCGGATTCGAGGGTAAGATGGTCGATACCGCTCTGAGCGGACATTCGTTGGTCAATGACGTCAGCGAAGTGATTCCCGATATCGTCCAATTCATCACGTCCGAAGTCAACGCGACCGAGGGCAATCCCTGGATCCAGCGGAACTAG
- a CDS encoding PVC-type heme-binding CxxCH protein has translation MSTTIPGLSGIANAQNDLTDIPVPDPVAEKAAMNVHDGAAVNLFAADPDIAKPIQMNFDSTGGLWIASSEIYPQIRPGEVANDKIIVLRDTDGDGVCDSRKVFADGLLIPTGVLPDGPHAAYIVDSTRLLYMQDTDHDGRADKSTVVLSGFGTEDTHHLVHTLRFGPDGCLYFNQSIYIHSHIDTPDGSRHLDGGGIWRFRPSTNELEVFCKGFINPWGHSFDSAGESFVTDGAFFEGINYTFPDAVFATSPGATRWLSGLNPGSPKHCGLEILSGDHIPPDWSGSLVTSDFRSHRVCRFTLKPSASGYLSRQQPEIITTPHVAFRPIDARMGPDGALYVADWYNPIIQHGEVDFRDDRRDRTHGRIWRVSFPDRPLDHWPDFAAASLEELRDMLSDSSLATAQFARQEIWKRAQQDPDNVLAAVRTWTDLDDSSNERSWLYEAIPGATFEDIWGQLQGVDAKQPKFQRTALRSAWRTRLRWPAGSQQRQQIESFVLAQAASPIAANRLEAVVSAGQLDSETAFAAVLSATQHDIDDPLDFAIWQSLRAIDTRFADQQSGQSILASMDWTNRPAQLAFAVSAIATPASAETALSMIESGNVDQAAIEALLPAVAAAGNAQQLGRAARTLLVDRDVRTIAPLMPLIDRTNTDKTAPAGIGEVLATIVSGPGDLTDAPAWATAVATMVKTWKIGELESTIESAIPTAADSQLRSQLIEALSALDSPSSIQAVNELAGSDDPATRLAAIRSIAQRRPGAAIGHVVRMLATGPAAEQEMTADLIAQMISRKGVSDALAAAINKVSLDPDVARKLSRRVQSAGGSEALMAAITASGKLEQATWKLTPELVSRITDKVRSHGSAAKGEQIYRQSSLQCVACHAIGTAGGLVGPNLISIGGSAQIDYIIESLIDPSAKLKEGYTTLSLLSDEGQLINGIVIGRDEDAVRMRLADGKEVQIDADSIELEKPGKSLMPAGLVDPLSESDLVDLVAFLSALGRSAEFTVSAEPMVRSFETLVYTPEANRRLNRTSTDTVAGGDPAMQWRSVTTTVNGTLPMSDLDQFQQHRQTPPTSFIRFPVNLQADGNVQIDFPRIGETSTQQAAASDADSPKEGEFPNETGPPEGIEAWVDGRPTPTWNLKSLALAAGDHVIVLSIDLSKHPGPLAIRMNGDAAP, from the coding sequence GTGTCCACAACGATTCCTGGCTTATCCGGTATCGCCAACGCACAGAACGACCTGACCGACATCCCCGTGCCGGATCCGGTGGCCGAAAAGGCAGCGATGAACGTCCACGACGGGGCGGCGGTGAACCTGTTCGCAGCGGACCCGGACATCGCCAAACCGATCCAAATGAATTTCGATTCGACCGGCGGATTGTGGATCGCTAGCAGCGAGATCTACCCACAAATTCGCCCCGGGGAAGTCGCCAACGACAAAATCATCGTGCTGCGTGACACCGACGGGGATGGAGTTTGCGATTCGCGGAAAGTGTTCGCCGATGGCCTGCTGATCCCAACCGGCGTGCTGCCCGACGGACCGCATGCCGCCTATATCGTCGATAGCACGCGACTGCTGTACATGCAGGACACCGATCATGACGGTCGCGCGGACAAAAGCACGGTCGTGTTGTCCGGGTTCGGCACCGAAGACACGCACCACTTGGTCCACACGCTGCGATTCGGCCCCGACGGTTGTCTGTATTTCAACCAATCGATTTACATCCACAGCCACATCGACACGCCCGATGGGTCCAGACACCTTGATGGAGGTGGCATTTGGCGATTCCGCCCGTCCACCAACGAACTCGAAGTCTTCTGTAAAGGGTTCATCAATCCGTGGGGGCACAGCTTTGATTCCGCAGGCGAATCGTTTGTCACCGACGGCGCCTTTTTCGAAGGGATCAACTACACGTTTCCCGATGCGGTCTTCGCGACGTCCCCCGGCGCCACCCGCTGGCTAAGCGGACTCAACCCGGGCAGCCCCAAACATTGCGGTCTGGAAATCTTGTCGGGCGACCACATTCCACCGGACTGGTCGGGATCGCTGGTGACCAGCGACTTTCGCTCGCACCGCGTTTGTCGATTCACCCTGAAACCATCGGCAAGCGGCTACCTTAGCCGCCAACAACCAGAAATCATCACCACACCACACGTGGCTTTCCGACCGATCGACGCCCGCATGGGCCCCGACGGGGCCCTGTATGTCGCCGACTGGTACAACCCGATCATCCAACACGGCGAAGTCGACTTTCGCGACGATCGCCGCGACCGAACTCACGGACGAATCTGGCGTGTCTCGTTCCCCGATCGGCCACTGGACCATTGGCCCGACTTCGCCGCCGCGTCGCTGGAAGAACTGCGCGACATGCTGAGCGATTCGTCGCTGGCGACCGCTCAATTTGCCCGCCAAGAAATCTGGAAACGGGCCCAGCAAGATCCCGACAACGTACTGGCGGCGGTCCGAACATGGACCGACCTGGACGATTCCAGCAACGAACGATCCTGGCTGTACGAAGCTATCCCCGGCGCCACATTCGAAGACATCTGGGGTCAACTCCAAGGCGTCGACGCAAAACAACCCAAGTTCCAACGGACCGCGCTGCGAAGCGCTTGGCGAACCCGACTTCGCTGGCCCGCCGGATCCCAACAGCGACAGCAAATCGAATCCTTCGTGCTAGCCCAGGCCGCGTCGCCGATCGCAGCCAATCGGCTCGAAGCGGTCGTTTCGGCTGGCCAACTGGACAGCGAAACAGCTTTTGCCGCCGTGCTTTCGGCAACCCAACATGACATCGACGACCCCCTGGATTTTGCGATCTGGCAATCCCTGCGAGCCATCGATACCCGATTCGCCGATCAACAGTCCGGCCAATCCATTTTGGCATCCATGGACTGGACCAACCGTCCCGCCCAATTGGCCTTTGCCGTCTCTGCGATCGCGACCCCCGCGTCGGCTGAAACCGCACTGTCGATGATCGAATCGGGCAATGTCGATCAGGCTGCGATCGAAGCACTGCTGCCCGCGGTCGCCGCCGCCGGAAACGCTCAGCAGCTTGGACGCGCAGCTCGCACACTGCTGGTCGATCGTGATGTTCGCACCATCGCCCCGCTGATGCCGCTGATCGATCGCACCAACACCGATAAAACCGCCCCCGCCGGAATCGGTGAAGTGCTAGCGACGATCGTTTCGGGCCCCGGTGACCTGACCGACGCCCCAGCCTGGGCGACCGCGGTCGCGACAATGGTAAAGACCTGGAAGATCGGCGAATTGGAATCGACCATTGAATCGGCGATCCCAACCGCAGCGGACAGCCAACTTCGAAGCCAGCTGATCGAGGCACTCTCGGCGCTAGATTCCCCATCATCGATCCAAGCGGTCAACGAACTGGCAGGATCCGATGATCCGGCCACCCGGCTTGCAGCGATCCGTTCGATCGCCCAGCGACGACCCGGGGCTGCGATCGGGCACGTGGTTCGCATGCTGGCCACTGGACCAGCCGCAGAACAGGAAATGACGGCCGATCTGATCGCCCAAATGATCTCGCGAAAAGGCGTCTCCGACGCGTTAGCCGCAGCAATCAACAAGGTCTCGCTAGACCCCGACGTGGCTCGCAAATTGTCTCGGCGCGTGCAAAGTGCCGGCGGCAGCGAAGCCCTGATGGCCGCGATCACCGCCTCGGGCAAACTAGAACAGGCCACCTGGAAACTGACGCCTGAACTGGTCAGCCGAATCACTGACAAGGTTCGCTCGCATGGATCGGCCGCCAAGGGCGAACAGATTTACCGGCAATCGTCCCTGCAATGCGTTGCCTGTCACGCCATCGGAACCGCCGGCGGACTGGTCGGGCCCAACCTGATCAGCATCGGTGGCAGTGCGCAGATCGACTACATCATCGAATCGCTAATCGATCCGAGCGCGAAACTAAAAGAAGGCTACACCACCCTGTCGCTGCTGAGCGACGAAGGACAACTGATCAACGGAATCGTGATCGGCCGTGATGAAGACGCGGTGCGAATGCGACTGGCCGACGGCAAAGAAGTGCAGATCGATGCCGATTCGATCGAACTCGAAAAGCCCGGCAAATCGCTGATGCCAGCCGGGCTGGTTGACCCGCTGTCGGAATCCGACCTCGTCGATCTGGTCGCATTCCTATCGGCACTCGGACGTTCGGCGGAATTCACCGTGTCGGCCGAACCCATGGTGCGGTCGTTCGAAACCCTGGTCTACACGCCCGAAGCGAACCGGCGGCTGAATCGGACCAGCACCGATACCGTGGCGGGCGGCGATCCAGCGATGCAGTGGCGAAGTGTGACGACAACCGTCAACGGCACACTGCCGATGTCGGATCTAGACCAGTTCCAACAACACCGGCAAACACCGCCCACGTCGTTCATCCGATTCCCCGTCAATCTGCAGGCCGACGGAAATGTGCAAATCGATTTCCCGCGAATCGGCGAGACATCGACTCAGCAGGCAGCTGCGAGCGACGCAGATTCCCCGAAGGAGGGCGAATTTCCGAACGAAACCGGGCCGCCCGAAGGGATCGAAGCCTGGGTGGATGGACGCCCCACGCCAACTTGGAACCTGAAATCGCTGGCCCTGGCCGCTGGCGATCATGTGATCGTGCTGTCGATCGACCTATCCAAGCACCCAGGCCCGCTGGCGATCCGCATGAATGGCGACGCCGCCCCCTAG